From the genome of Verrucomicrobiia bacterium, one region includes:
- a CDS encoding riboflavin synthase, with protein sequence MFTGIIQQAGVIEAINPTSKAIRLVVLAQGGMSGIKLGASVAVNGCCLTVVKITPRGSARKLHFDVLQESWQRTNLQFAHPGDIVNLERPLCASDELGGHFVTGHVDGLGRIRRWEKSGADRLLSISAAPSLMRYVVRKGSIAVDGISLTVARVAKSHFQLWIIPHTYEVTALKTRKVGDYVNLEADLLGKYVEKFLTLKRR encoded by the coding sequence ATGTTTACAGGTATCATTCAGCAGGCGGGCGTGATTGAGGCAATCAACCCGACCTCGAAAGCGATCCGTTTGGTGGTCCTGGCCCAGGGCGGGATGTCAGGGATCAAGCTTGGCGCCAGCGTCGCCGTCAACGGTTGCTGCCTGACGGTGGTAAAAATCACGCCGCGCGGATCGGCGCGAAAGCTGCACTTCGACGTGTTGCAAGAATCCTGGCAGCGAACCAATCTTCAGTTTGCGCATCCCGGAGATATTGTGAACCTGGAACGTCCGCTGTGTGCCAGTGACGAATTGGGCGGCCACTTTGTAACGGGCCATGTGGATGGTCTGGGACGAATCCGGCGCTGGGAAAAATCGGGAGCGGATCGTTTGCTCAGCATTTCCGCCGCTCCAAGCCTGATGCGCTACGTGGTGCGAAAAGGCTCCATTGCGGTGGACGGCATCAGTTTGACGGTCGCCAGAGTGGCCAAAAGCCATTTCCAATTGTGGATCATTCCACACACTTACGAAGTTACCGCGTTGAAAACACGAAAAGTTGGCGATTACGTAAACCTCGAAGCTGATCTACTGGGGAAATACGTTGAAAAATTTCTGACGCTCAAGCGCCGTTGA
- the ribD gene encoding bifunctional diaminohydroxyphosphoribosylaminopyrimidine deaminase/5-amino-6-(5-phosphoribosylamino)uracil reductase RibD, which yields MKKAASDLDFMRQAIRLAQRGRGTTSPNPIVGAVLVKAGQVIGRGWHRRAGGPHAEIEALRDAERRGRSARGATLYVSLEPCSTQGRTPPCATAIQVAGIRRVVAGATDPNPNHAGRGFAILRKAGIKVTAGILADRCAELNEAFNHWIVQRTPWVTVKAALTLDGKIATAAGASKWITGEAARTEAMQWRHRHDAILVGINTILADDPSLTMRAITGKRLPPKYPPLRRIVLDADARTPLKARVVSDAHADATTVVVSKTAPARRVAALARRVRVLKAPARQGKIDLPWLLRKLGAEEVTSLLVEGGGEVNASFLLGRLAHRIAFFYAPKILGGRTALKGVAGNGVGTWAEVLTLADVNWRQLGDDLLLTARVTA from the coding sequence GTGAAGAAAGCCGCTTCAGATCTCGATTTCATGCGTCAGGCCATCCGTTTGGCTCAGCGCGGTCGTGGAACGACCTCTCCCAATCCAATTGTCGGGGCCGTTCTGGTGAAGGCGGGACAAGTCATTGGACGTGGCTGGCATCGGCGGGCGGGGGGACCGCATGCGGAAATTGAAGCGTTGCGCGACGCCGAACGACGTGGACGCAGCGCGCGCGGAGCGACGCTTTATGTGTCACTCGAGCCGTGTTCCACGCAGGGCCGCACGCCACCTTGCGCCACAGCAATTCAGGTCGCCGGCATCCGGCGCGTGGTTGCCGGCGCGACCGATCCCAACCCAAACCACGCGGGCAGAGGTTTTGCAATTTTGCGAAAAGCGGGCATTAAAGTGACGGCCGGTATTTTAGCGGATCGGTGTGCCGAACTGAATGAGGCCTTCAATCATTGGATCGTGCAGCGCACACCATGGGTTACGGTAAAAGCCGCGCTGACGCTGGATGGAAAAATTGCCACAGCGGCGGGGGCGTCGAAGTGGATTACCGGTGAAGCGGCGCGCACCGAAGCGATGCAATGGCGCCATCGCCACGACGCGATTCTCGTCGGTATCAACACCATCCTCGCGGATGACCCCAGTCTGACGATGAGAGCAATTACCGGAAAAAGACTGCCGCCGAAATATCCGCCGTTGCGTCGGATCGTGCTGGACGCTGATGCGCGCACGCCATTGAAAGCCAGGGTCGTCAGCGATGCACATGCGGACGCGACGACCGTTGTGGTGAGTAAAACCGCCCCGGCGAGGCGAGTGGCGGCATTGGCCAGGCGTGTCCGCGTTCTGAAAGCGCCGGCGCGACAGGGCAAAATTGATCTACCGTGGCTGTTGCGGAAGTTGGGCGCCGAGGAGGTCACAAGCCTGTTGGTGGAGGGTGGTGGCGAGGTGAATGCCTCCTTTCTGCTCGGTCGTCTGGCGCATCGGATCGCCTTTTTTTACGCGCCCAAGATTCTCGGGGGACGAACCGCTTTGAAAGGCGTGGCGGGAAACGGAGTGGGAACGTGGGCCGAAGTACTCACTTTGGCCGACGTGAACTGGCGGCAATTGGGTGATGATTTACTACTCACCGCCCGGGTAACGGCGTAA
- a CDS encoding ferredoxin translates to MADAANRYPENVPGRYYVDNQCIDCDLCRETAPDNFKRNDDGGYSFVFKQPESPEEEERCKEAKEGCPVEAIGNDG, encoded by the coding sequence ATGGCTGACGCAGCAAACCGATATCCAGAAAATGTGCCGGGTCGTTATTACGTGGACAATCAATGTATTGACTGCGATCTCTGTCGTGAAACGGCACCGGATAACTTCAAACGCAACGACGACGGCGGCTACTCTTTCGTTTTCAAACAACCGGAAAGCCCGGAAGAAGAAGAGCGCTGCAAGGAAGCCAAGGAAGGCTGTCCGGTGGAAGCCATTGGTAACGATGGTTGA
- a CDS encoding DUF481 domain-containing protein, whose product MKKTLIFAIGLGASIFLANNNTWAQQAPAPEQKGWETVASAGLTIQSGNSESVATTVGIDTKRKWDTDEVLLGASGGYGKSSSTGNNRSRTTDYAKAYGQYNHLFTDRLYFGLRVDGEHDGIADLAYRVRIAPLVGYYLIKNEKTTLSFDVGPSFVLEEREASATSLRDRQEYFALRIGEKFEHKLTDTTRIWQTAEYIPAVKDWPDRDLINFEVGISTKIISNWDLQVKYQVNYDNGVKYGKETTDTRLIAQTAYTF is encoded by the coding sequence ATGAAAAAGACATTGATATTTGCAATCGGCTTGGGAGCTTCCATTTTCCTGGCCAACAATAATACATGGGCGCAACAAGCCCCGGCACCGGAACAGAAGGGTTGGGAAACAGTGGCCTCAGCGGGTTTGACCATCCAGAGCGGTAACAGCGAAAGCGTCGCAACCACGGTGGGCATTGACACCAAACGTAAGTGGGATACGGACGAAGTGCTGTTAGGCGCTTCCGGCGGCTACGGAAAAAGCAGCAGCACCGGTAATAATCGTTCGCGAACCACCGATTACGCTAAGGCTTACGGCCAGTATAACCATCTGTTTACTGATCGCCTCTACTTCGGTTTGCGCGTGGATGGCGAGCATGATGGCATCGCGGATCTGGCGTATCGCGTGCGGATTGCCCCCTTGGTAGGTTATTACCTCATCAAAAATGAGAAAACCACCCTCTCCTTCGACGTTGGCCCGTCATTCGTACTCGAGGAGCGCGAGGCGTCCGCTACTTCCTTGCGGGATCGGCAGGAATACTTTGCGTTGCGGATTGGAGAAAAATTCGAGCATAAGCTGACGGATACCACCCGGATCTGGCAAACGGCGGAGTACATCCCCGCAGTCAAAGACTGGCCCGATCGCGATCTGATCAATTTCGAGGTCGGAATCAGCACCAAGATCATCAGCAATTGGGATCTGCAGGTGAAGTATCAGGTGAACTACGACAACGGGGTGAAGTACGGCAAGGAAACAACCGATACCCGGTTGATCGCTCAAACCGCCTATACGTTCTAA
- a CDS encoding IS110 family transposase, with the protein MTTIYTGLDIAKLNLQLHLLGRRHDLPNTAAGHRRLVKLLASLPGTHVICEATGGYERDLVAALHDARIPVSVLNPARVRHFARATGQRAKTDPLDAAILTAYGQALQPQPTAPRTPQEHHLSELIRRRVQVLALLVAQRQQAQRLTVPALRRQAQSLVRRLERDLKQIETQLGQLQAQASSLDERVQKLVAITGVGTITALGVLAELPELGTLNRRQVAALAGLAPHPRESGQWHGRRRIGGGRAPVRRALYMAALVAARSNRQLQAFYQRLRAAGKPAKVALTAVMRKLIVLMNHTLKNPNFVPQN; encoded by the coding sequence ATGACCACTATCTACACAGGCTTGGATATTGCCAAGCTGAACCTGCAACTGCACCTCCTCGGACGCCGCCACGACCTGCCCAACACGGCAGCGGGCCACCGCCGGCTGGTCAAACTCCTGGCTTCCCTGCCCGGAACGCACGTCATCTGCGAAGCCACCGGCGGTTACGAACGCGACCTCGTCGCCGCGCTGCATGACGCCCGCATCCCTGTCAGCGTCTTGAACCCGGCCCGCGTCCGCCACTTCGCCCGGGCCACCGGCCAGCGGGCCAAGACCGATCCTCTGGATGCCGCCATCCTGACTGCCTACGGCCAGGCCTTACAACCCCAACCCACCGCTCCGCGCACGCCACAGGAACACCACCTGAGCGAACTGATCCGCCGCCGGGTGCAGGTATTGGCCCTCTTGGTGGCGCAACGCCAGCAAGCCCAACGGCTCACCGTGCCCGCCTTGCGCCGCCAAGCCCAAAGCCTCGTCCGCCGCCTGGAACGCGATCTGAAACAAATCGAAACGCAACTGGGGCAACTGCAGGCGCAAGCCAGCTCCCTGGACGAACGGGTGCAAAAACTCGTCGCCATCACCGGCGTCGGCACCATTACGGCGTTAGGCGTGCTAGCCGAACTGCCCGAACTGGGCACGCTCAACCGCCGCCAGGTGGCGGCACTGGCCGGACTGGCCCCGCATCCGCGGGAGAGCGGCCAATGGCATGGCCGCCGGCGCATCGGGGGAGGCCGCGCTCCAGTGCGCCGCGCGCTGTATATGGCGGCATTGGTGGCAGCGCGTTCCAACCGCCAGCTCCAAGCGTTCTATCAGCGCCTGCGCGCGGCCGGCAAACCCGCCAAAGTCGCCCTCACCGCCGTTATGCGTAAACTGATCGTCCTCATGAACCACACCCTCAAAAATCCAAACTTTGTCCCCCAAAATTAA
- a CDS encoding Dabb family protein, which translates to MFSHVVIFWTDPAQPNATEELIAGINQYLKDIPGVLHFHVGKMVGSHRPVVDQTYQVALNLVFPSKQAQDDYQVHPQHVAFVEKVFKRVCQRVLVYDFA; encoded by the coding sequence ATGTTTTCGCACGTTGTCATTTTCTGGACCGATCCGGCGCAACCCAACGCGACGGAGGAACTCATCGCCGGGATTAATCAGTATCTCAAAGATATTCCCGGCGTGCTGCATTTTCACGTCGGCAAGATGGTGGGCAGCCACCGTCCGGTGGTGGATCAAACGTATCAAGTCGCGTTAAATCTTGTTTTCCCGAGCAAACAGGCGCAGGACGATTATCAGGTGCATCCGCAACATGTGGCGTTTGTGGAAAAGGTCTTTAAGCGGGTTTGCCAGCGGGTGCTCGTTTACGATTTTGCCTGA
- the panC gene encoding pantoate--beta-alanine ligase, whose translation MQVLRSIAAMQRLARGWRGGGARIGFVPTMGYLHEGHLSLIRAARRRVGATGKVVVSIYVNPTQFAPHEDLARYPRDLKRDLALCRSEKVDVVFAPSDAAMYPGRESGDYSAYVVETLLSQRMEGASRPMHFRGVTTVVAKLFNMVLPDLAVFGAKDWQQAVIIKRMVADLNFPIRIVAAPIVREPDGLARSSRNKYLTGDLRAQALVLSRSIAEVRKLVATARAVPAARLRQLVKRVVASAPDARLDYVEFFDPETLTPRKRVESGTHMALAVWVGQTRLIDNGRL comes from the coding sequence ATGCAAGTCCTTCGTTCCATTGCCGCCATGCAACGCCTTGCCCGAGGCTGGCGTGGTGGCGGCGCACGGATTGGATTCGTGCCCACGATGGGTTATTTGCATGAGGGCCATCTCAGCCTGATCCGAGCGGCGCGGCGGCGGGTTGGAGCGACCGGCAAAGTGGTCGTCAGCATTTATGTGAATCCCACGCAATTTGCGCCGCACGAGGACCTGGCTCGTTACCCGCGCGACTTGAAACGAGATCTGGCGTTGTGCCGGTCGGAAAAGGTGGATGTCGTTTTTGCGCCCAGCGATGCGGCGATGTATCCGGGTCGTGAATCGGGCGACTACAGCGCTTACGTCGTCGAAACATTGCTCTCGCAACGCATGGAAGGCGCGTCTCGACCGATGCATTTTCGCGGTGTGACCACCGTGGTGGCCAAGCTGTTCAATATGGTGTTACCGGATCTCGCCGTATTCGGAGCCAAGGACTGGCAGCAGGCCGTCATCATCAAACGCATGGTGGCGGATTTGAATTTTCCCATTCGGATCGTCGCGGCGCCAATCGTGCGCGAGCCGGATGGGTTGGCGCGGAGTTCGCGCAACAAGTATTTGACCGGTGATTTACGCGCTCAGGCGCTGGTCCTTTCGCGGTCCATTGCCGAAGTGCGGAAACTTGTTGCAACGGCGCGAGCTGTTCCGGCCGCGCGCTTGAGGCAGTTGGTGAAACGGGTGGTGGCTTCAGCGCCCGACGCTCGCTTGGATTACGTCGAGTTTTTCGATCCCGAAACGCTCACGCCGCGGAAGCGGGTGGAATCCGGCACGCACATGGCCCTGGCGGTTTGGGTTGGCCAGACGCGTTTGATTGACAACGGGCGGCTGTGA